DNA sequence from the Streptomyces cinnabarinus genome:
GGAAAGACCGCGGTCGCACTGGAGGTGGTGACGCGCGTGCGCGCCGTTGCGGACAGGCAGTCTGCAGGGCCGCGCATCTGGTGGATCGACGCACGCCATCCGGCGGCCTTCGCAGCCGGGATGCGGGAGGTGGCGCGGCAGGCGGGTGTGGGTGACGAGGACGTGCACGCGGGTCATGTCGTGGACGCCTTGTGGGAGAACCTGGGGCGGGCCCCGTATCGCTGGCTGCTGATCGTTGACGGAGCGGACGATTTGTCGTTGCTCGACGGACCTGGACGGCTTGCGGCCGGCACGGGATGGCTACGGCCGCACCACTGCCCCGACGGCCTGCTGCTGGTGACGACCCAGTCCGGTATCGCCAGGCTGTGGGGGACAGGCGCCTCGCTGCACGCGGTGGGCCCGCTGAGCACGGAAGAGGCCGCGGGCGTGCTCACCGATCACGCCAGCCCTGCTGCCGGCACGCCGGCACAGGCCTGCCGTCTGGCGCAGCGGCTGGGGCGGCTGCCCCTGGCGCTGCGCATGGCTGCTTCGTATCTGGCGGAGGCGAACGCGATGCCGGCGCCGCTGCGGCATCCCGGCACACCGATGACGTTTGAGGCGTTCCGGGCGGCTCTCGACCGGTATGGTGTGGGCGTAGACCCGGCTGCGGCGGTGGAAAGCACCTGGCAGATTTCCATGGACCTGCTGCACCGCCAGGGCCTGTCCCACGCGTCTGAACTGGTCAGAGTCCTGGCTTCGTTCAGTGCAGCGCCCATCCCGTACACCTTGCTGCTGCAGCCCGGAGTCCTCATGGCGCTGCCTGAGTTCGGGGCGCTTGACAGCACCGCCGTATGGCGGAGCCTGCGTGAACTTGCAGCCTTGCAATTGCTAGAACTGGATGAGATCCCCTCCCGGCATGAAGGACCACTTTGCGTGCGGCTGCATCCCCTGATCCGTGACCTCGCCCGACGCGGGCGTCAGCCCCGCGCCGTCATCGCCTTGATGGAGCGGGTGCTGCAGCTGCAGGAGGTGCGCGTACCGCCGGAGAATCCGCAGGCGTGGCCCGTGTGGAGGATCTTGGCGCCCCATGCCCTCGATCTCGCAGACGTCTTCCAGGCGCAGGACGCCACGTTCAGTCCATCCGAGCGCAAGACGTGTGCCGACGCAGGCGAACTGGCGGCCCGCTACCTGCAGTCTCAGGGGCTTTATGGGCAGGCCCGCAAGGGCTTCGAGCAGGTTCTGGCGTTGCGGACGGAGGGTGACGCCGACGAACTCGACACGGCTGCCACGCGCCACAACCTGGCCCTTGTCCTGCACGACCTGGGCGAGCTGGAGGAAGCCGA
Encoded proteins:
- a CDS encoding tetratricopeptide repeat protein, producing the protein MERILRLSGHPADGRMHVLHGLSGAGKTAVALEVVTRVRAVADRQSAGPRIWWIDARHPAAFAAGMREVARQAGVGDEDVHAGHVVDALWENLGRAPYRWLLIVDGADDLSLLDGPGRLAAGTGWLRPHHCPDGLLLVTTQSGIARLWGTGASLHAVGPLSTEEAAGVLTDHASPAAGTPAQACRLAQRLGRLPLALRMAASYLAEANAMPAPLRHPGTPMTFEAFRAALDRYGVGVDPAAAVESTWQISMDLLHRQGLSHASELVRVLASFSAAPIPYTLLLQPGVLMALPEFGALDSTAVWRSLRELAALQLLELDEIPSRHEGPLCVRLHPLIRDLARRGRQPRAVIALMERVLQLQEVRVPPENPQAWPVWRILAPHALDLADVFQAQDATFSPSERKTCADAGELAARYLQSQGLYGQARKGFEQVLALRTEGDADELDTAATRHNLALVLHDLGELEEAERLYEKVWQTLCHARGPQHSQTLTVRHELGRVLLDRGCLPQAQAHLEAVLAVRDATDGTDSPNALATRHELARVLHRRRRMDEARREYAHLLVLRRRLSGEEHPRTVTVWHNYACVLHDMGLMEQAHLECEQALAAQRTLYGEDHPDTLATGYLFAAILRARSLRGEADAVLSALHERSGRLLGESHPLTKDCAELLARWALQDPSAGPGTGN